In one Aggregicoccus sp. 17bor-14 genomic region, the following are encoded:
- a CDS encoding hydroxymethylglutaryl-CoA reductase, degradative — protein MSDTVTSRLSGFHKLPMDERLAQLGRMFRLTPEELAQLQGTEGLEATLANQMIENAVGTFSLPLGLGLNMSVNGRDYIVPMAVEEPSVVAAVSFAAKIVREAGGFVAEADESMMIGQVQVTRYGDPTEATKKILAHKEHILALANSFHPQMVRRGGGAKDVEVRVLPAPEGPRGEPLLIVHVVIDTQEAMGANLINTVAEGVAPFIEQITGGKVYLRILSNLADRRLARATCRIPVPLLADFDMPGEAIAEGIAQASRFAQADPYRAATHNKGVMNGIDSVAIATGQDWRAIEAGAHAFACRDGQYRPLSNWFLEEGHLVGRIELPLALGTVGGPIKVHPGVQVALKLLRTTSVRELSMVFAAVGLAQNFAALRALGSVGIQKGHMALHARCVAVTAGARGDWVEKIANLLVKAGHVKVEKAREIIAALPAEEAAAATGTG, from the coding sequence ATGTCTGACACCGTGACGTCCCGGCTCTCCGGGTTCCACAAGCTGCCGATGGACGAGCGGCTCGCCCAGCTCGGCCGGATGTTCCGGCTGACGCCGGAGGAGCTGGCGCAGCTTCAGGGAACGGAGGGCCTGGAGGCGACGCTCGCCAACCAGATGATCGAGAACGCGGTGGGGACCTTCTCCCTGCCGCTGGGGCTCGGTCTGAACATGAGCGTCAACGGGCGCGACTACATCGTGCCGATGGCGGTGGAGGAGCCCTCGGTGGTCGCGGCGGTGTCCTTCGCGGCCAAGATCGTGCGCGAGGCAGGCGGCTTCGTGGCCGAGGCCGACGAGTCGATGATGATCGGCCAGGTGCAGGTGACGCGCTACGGCGACCCCACCGAGGCCACGAAGAAGATCCTCGCGCACAAGGAGCACATCCTCGCGCTCGCCAACAGCTTCCACCCGCAGATGGTGCGGCGCGGCGGCGGGGCGAAGGACGTGGAGGTGCGCGTGCTGCCGGCGCCCGAGGGCCCGCGCGGCGAGCCGCTGCTCATCGTGCACGTGGTCATCGACACGCAGGAGGCGATGGGGGCCAACCTCATCAACACGGTGGCCGAGGGCGTGGCGCCCTTCATCGAGCAGATCACCGGCGGCAAGGTGTACCTGCGCATCCTCTCCAACCTCGCGGACCGCCGGCTCGCGCGCGCCACCTGCCGCATCCCGGTGCCGCTGCTCGCGGACTTCGACATGCCGGGCGAGGCCATCGCGGAGGGCATCGCGCAGGCGAGCCGCTTCGCGCAGGCGGACCCCTACCGCGCCGCCACGCACAACAAGGGCGTGATGAACGGCATCGACTCGGTGGCCATCGCCACCGGGCAGGACTGGCGCGCGATCGAGGCGGGGGCGCACGCCTTCGCCTGCCGCGACGGGCAGTACCGCCCGCTGTCCAACTGGTTCCTCGAGGAGGGGCACCTGGTGGGCCGCATCGAGCTGCCGCTCGCGCTGGGCACGGTGGGTGGCCCCATCAAGGTGCACCCCGGCGTGCAGGTGGCGCTCAAGCTGCTGCGCACCACGAGCGTGCGCGAGCTGTCCATGGTGTTCGCCGCGGTGGGGCTCGCGCAGAACTTCGCCGCCCTGCGCGCGCTGGGCAGCGTGGGCATCCAGAAGGGCCACATGGCCCTGCACGCGCGCTGCGTGGCCGTGACGGCGGGCGCGCGCGGCGACTGGGTGGAGAAGATCGCGAACCTGCTGGTGAAGGCGGGCCACGTGAAGGTGGAGAAGGCCCGCGAGATCATCGCCGCGCTGCCGGCCGAGGAGGCCGCGGCCGCCACCGGCACCGGGTGA
- the fni gene encoding type 2 isopentenyl-diphosphate Delta-isomerase, translating to MGEETTARRKDAHLDLCASGDVEPAQNRTLLECVHLVHCAMPEMAVEDVDLSTEFLGKRLRSPLLITGMTGGTERAGQVNRDMAELAERHGLAFGVGSQRAMSEAPERAASYQVRSVAPTAVVLGNIGLYQAVRLGVDGVRRLGDSIGADGMALHLNAGQELTQPEGDRDFRGGYEIVGQLVRAFGDRLLVKETGCGIGPDVARRLCELGVRHLDVSGLGGTSWVRVEQLRAAGQLAELGAAFSGWGIPTAAAIASVRRAVGPEPRLVASGGLRTGLDLAKVLALGADVGGMALPLFRAQQAGGLAGAEAALQVILAGLRQAFVLTGCRRPADLRERPRVLTGELKEWLSAL from the coding sequence ATGGGTGAGGAGACCACAGCCAGGCGCAAGGACGCGCACCTCGACCTCTGCGCGAGCGGGGACGTGGAGCCGGCGCAGAACCGCACCCTGCTCGAGTGCGTGCACCTGGTCCACTGCGCCATGCCGGAGATGGCGGTGGAGGACGTGGACCTCTCCACGGAGTTCCTCGGCAAGCGCCTGCGCTCCCCGCTGCTCATCACCGGGATGACGGGCGGCACCGAGCGGGCGGGCCAGGTGAACCGGGACATGGCCGAGCTCGCCGAGCGCCACGGGCTCGCGTTCGGGGTGGGCAGCCAGCGCGCCATGAGCGAGGCGCCCGAGCGCGCCGCCTCCTACCAGGTGCGCAGCGTGGCCCCCACGGCGGTGGTGCTGGGCAACATCGGGCTCTACCAGGCGGTGCGGCTGGGCGTAGACGGGGTGCGGCGGCTGGGAGACAGCATCGGGGCGGACGGCATGGCCCTGCACCTCAACGCGGGCCAGGAGCTCACCCAGCCGGAGGGCGACCGGGACTTCCGCGGCGGCTACGAGATCGTGGGCCAGCTGGTGCGCGCCTTCGGTGACCGGCTCCTGGTGAAGGAGACGGGCTGCGGCATCGGCCCGGACGTGGCGCGCCGCCTCTGCGAGCTGGGCGTGCGCCACCTGGACGTCTCGGGGCTGGGCGGCACCAGCTGGGTGCGGGTGGAGCAGCTGCGCGCGGCCGGTCAGCTCGCCGAGCTGGGCGCGGCCTTCAGCGGCTGGGGCATCCCCACGGCCGCCGCCATCGCCAGCGTGCGCCGCGCGGTGGGACCGGAGCCGCGGCTCGTGGCGTCGGGCGGGCTGCGCACTGGCCTGGATCTCGCAAAGGTGCTCGCCCTGGGAGCGGACGTGGGCGGCATGGCGCTGCCGCTGTTCCGCGCCCAGCAGGCGGGAGGGCTCGCGGGGGCGGAAGCCGCCCTGCAGGTCATCCTCGCGGGCCTGCGCCAGGCCTTCGTGCTGACGGGTTGCAGAAGGCCAGCTGATCTGAGGGAGCGGCCGAGGGTGCTGACCGGTGAGTTGAAGGAGTGGCTCTCGGCGCTATAG
- a CDS encoding sugar transferase, translated as MSSSIGTVAPGAAAKVNLILDVLTLLFAIVLATPGSSLSAALAEPATVSFAVVALGVWVVTSIALRHYARSMGRDRLDDAAMVTVLALAEATVLLVGSLAAPPASLPALGIFFAVLWPVTLCVRVLGIRPLWAREAPLDEVLVVGVGALGRATADNLATPGSRRQVVGFLSLPGEAVAPQLLRAPVLGSSTDLGRILAEKAVAEVYIAGSATRQGEAMQATIRTCETYGVPFALPAYEFRLDRARLADPRAVLDGYLHYAQSDTKPTQHALKRLFDIVASGLALWLLLPLLAVVALAIKLTSRGPVFFKQVRAGVHGRPFHMLKFRSMVVNAEELKARLAAQNEQTGPVFKMKNDPRITGIGRFIRKYSIDELPQLINVLRGDMSVVGPRPPVPAEVAQYEPWQRRRLSVRPGLTCIWQVSGRNQISFEDWMYLDMQYIDHWSLSQDIGLILKTVPVVLTGRGAS; from the coding sequence ATGTCGTCGTCCATTGGCACCGTCGCACCGGGTGCAGCCGCGAAGGTCAATCTGATCCTCGACGTGCTGACGCTGCTCTTCGCCATCGTGCTCGCGACGCCGGGCAGCAGCCTGTCGGCCGCGCTCGCAGAGCCGGCCACCGTGAGCTTCGCGGTGGTCGCACTCGGGGTGTGGGTGGTGACGAGCATCGCGCTGCGCCACTACGCGCGCAGCATGGGGCGTGATCGCCTGGACGACGCGGCCATGGTGACGGTGCTCGCGCTCGCCGAGGCGACGGTGCTGCTGGTGGGGAGCCTGGCGGCCCCGCCCGCGTCGCTGCCCGCGCTGGGCATCTTCTTCGCGGTCCTCTGGCCGGTCACGCTGTGCGTGCGCGTGCTGGGCATCCGCCCGCTGTGGGCGCGCGAGGCGCCGCTGGACGAGGTGCTGGTGGTGGGCGTGGGCGCGCTGGGCCGGGCGACCGCGGACAACCTCGCCACCCCGGGCAGCCGCCGCCAGGTGGTCGGCTTCCTCAGCCTGCCGGGCGAGGCGGTGGCGCCGCAGCTGCTGCGCGCGCCGGTGCTGGGCAGCAGCACGGACCTCGGCCGCATCCTCGCCGAGAAGGCCGTGGCGGAGGTGTACATCGCCGGCAGCGCCACCCGTCAGGGCGAGGCGATGCAGGCCACCATCCGCACCTGCGAGACCTACGGCGTGCCCTTCGCGCTGCCCGCGTACGAGTTCCGCCTGGACCGCGCGCGCCTCGCGGACCCGCGCGCCGTGCTGGACGGCTACCTGCACTACGCCCAGTCCGACACCAAGCCCACGCAGCACGCGCTCAAGCGGCTCTTCGACATCGTGGCCTCGGGCCTCGCGCTCTGGCTGCTCCTGCCGCTGCTCGCGGTGGTGGCGCTGGCCATCAAGCTCACCAGCCGCGGCCCCGTCTTCTTCAAGCAGGTGCGCGCCGGCGTGCACGGCCGCCCCTTCCACATGCTCAAGTTCCGCTCCATGGTGGTCAACGCCGAGGAGCTCAAGGCGCGGCTCGCCGCTCAGAACGAGCAGACCGGCCCGGTCTTCAAGATGAAGAACGACCCGCGCATCACGGGCATCGGCCGCTTCATCCGCAAGTACTCCATCGACGAGCTGCCCCAGCTCATCAACGTGCTGCGCGGCGACATGAGCGTGGTGGGTCCCCGCCCTCCGGTGCCCGCGGAGGTCGCCCAGTACGAGCCCTGGCAGCGCCGCCGGCTCTCGGTGCGCCCCGGCCTCACCTGTATCTGGCAGGTGAGCGGGCGCAACCAGATCTCCTTCGAAGACTGGATGTACCTGGACATGCAGTACATCGACCACTGGAGCCTCTCCCAGGACATCGGTCTCATCTTGAAGACAGTTCCGGTGGTGCTTACCGGACGCGGGGCGAGCTAG
- a CDS encoding polysaccharide biosynthesis/export family protein — MSRLVQQGTAAHGAGKGPGRSQGRARSAFGLALGLLALLSGCKHAGAYTWVDQVAPEPEASEYQIVRGDTLSVRVFGQEGMSARARVREDGKISLPFLQDVQVVGYTPPVLAQQLQTRLKDYFANPVVTVALEEPRPFTVSVMGEVARPGLVQVERSNPGVLPALASAGGLTPFADHDAIFVLRPGSPPRRIRFKYEALTTAEGRAAAFRLQSGDVVVVE; from the coding sequence ATGAGCAGGTTGGTGCAGCAGGGAACGGCAGCGCATGGCGCGGGCAAGGGCCCGGGCCGTAGCCAGGGCCGTGCGCGGAGCGCATTCGGGCTCGCGCTCGGGCTGCTCGCGCTGCTCTCGGGCTGCAAGCACGCGGGGGCCTACACCTGGGTGGACCAGGTGGCGCCCGAGCCCGAGGCCTCCGAGTACCAGATCGTGCGCGGGGACACCCTGAGCGTGCGCGTGTTCGGCCAGGAGGGGATGAGCGCCCGGGCGCGGGTGCGCGAGGACGGCAAGATCTCCCTGCCCTTCCTGCAGGACGTGCAGGTGGTGGGCTACACGCCGCCGGTGCTCGCGCAGCAGCTGCAGACGCGGCTCAAGGACTACTTCGCCAACCCCGTGGTCACCGTGGCGCTCGAGGAGCCGCGCCCCTTCACCGTCTCGGTGATGGGCGAGGTCGCGCGCCCGGGCCTGGTGCAGGTGGAGCGCAGCAACCCCGGCGTGCTGCCCGCGCTGGCGAGCGCCGGGGGGCTCACCCCCTTCGCGGACCATGACGCCATCTTCGTGCTGCGCCCGGGCAGCCCGCCGCGCCGCATCCGCTTCAAGTACGAGGCGCTCACCACGGCCGAGGGGAGGGCTGCCGCGTTCCGCTTGCAGAGCGGCGACGTGGTCGTGGTGGAGTAG
- a CDS encoding response regulator — MSSPRPRALVVEDAPSIRKLMRVYLEELNFEVAEASDGQEAIRLLGAAPPALVCLDLMLPRFSGYQVCQFIRQHPEFREVPIMVVSARTLPLDRAHAEEAGASAYLTKPFTRAHFAEQVRALVPPSRADRSAP; from the coding sequence ATGTCCAGTCCCCGCCCCCGCGCGCTCGTCGTCGAGGACGCGCCCTCCATCCGCAAGCTGATGCGCGTCTACCTCGAGGAGCTGAACTTCGAGGTGGCGGAGGCCTCGGACGGCCAGGAGGCGATCCGCCTGCTGGGCGCGGCGCCCCCGGCGCTGGTGTGCCTGGACCTGATGCTGCCGCGCTTCTCCGGCTACCAGGTCTGCCAGTTCATCCGGCAGCACCCGGAGTTCCGCGAGGTGCCGATCATGGTGGTGAGCGCGCGCACGCTCCCGCTGGACCGCGCGCACGCCGAGGAGGCCGGCGCCTCCGCCTACCTGACCAAGCCCTTCACCCGGGCCCATTTCGCGGAGCAGGTGCGGGCGCTGGTGCCCCCCTCCCGCGCGGATCGCTCTGCCCCATGA
- a CDS encoding chain-length determining protein produces MMPSTPPSAAASESADLFDYQILRDYVGFALRAPGRHKLLATAVFLAVLGTAVAALWAMPKTFHTEVRILAQRNQVIAALGNPRRSMPGDADAPTRAASETVMRRDNLVALIRQTNLLEHWRTHRAPIQRLRDSVSQMVRGPMDEEDQLDALVGLLGKKLSVQTGEGTVTIAIDWQDAQMAYRLIGAAQQNFLEARHASEISTIAEAISILEGHASSVQESIENTMEDMQRSREARKPVAARARAPEGSAARTAEQDLAQLKVMLAAKRRALSDLEDFRRRRLAELESQLLEQRRTYADAHPLIVSTRESIEALNTDSPQMSALRREERELREEYTRRAGRDPDALVPASSAVPTGPTVAGPEGELQRAPATLSAKDTEEYSQSRLRIATNKYEELLDRIDAARIELDTARAAFKYRYSVIDPAQVPKKALKPNPIVMVLGGIVGGLALALFCCIAADLRSRRLLERWQLERSLGLPVLGELRRW; encoded by the coding sequence ATGATGCCCTCCACGCCGCCCTCCGCCGCCGCCTCCGAGTCCGCGGACCTCTTCGACTACCAGATCCTGCGCGACTACGTGGGCTTCGCCCTGCGCGCGCCGGGGCGCCACAAGCTGCTCGCCACCGCCGTGTTCCTCGCGGTGCTGGGCACGGCGGTGGCCGCGCTCTGGGCCATGCCCAAGACCTTCCACACCGAGGTGCGCATCCTCGCGCAGCGCAACCAGGTGATCGCCGCGCTGGGCAACCCGCGCCGCTCCATGCCGGGTGACGCAGACGCGCCCACGCGCGCCGCCTCGGAGACGGTGATGCGCCGCGACAACCTGGTGGCGCTCATCCGCCAGACCAACCTGCTCGAGCACTGGCGCACCCACCGCGCGCCCATCCAGCGCCTGCGCGACAGCGTGAGCCAGATGGTGCGCGGCCCCATGGACGAGGAGGACCAGCTGGACGCGCTGGTGGGGCTGCTGGGCAAGAAGCTCTCGGTGCAGACGGGCGAGGGCACCGTCACCATCGCCATCGACTGGCAGGACGCGCAGATGGCGTACCGGCTCATCGGCGCCGCGCAGCAGAACTTCCTCGAGGCGCGCCACGCCTCGGAGATCTCCACCATCGCCGAGGCCATCTCCATCCTCGAGGGGCACGCGAGCAGCGTGCAGGAGAGCATCGAGAACACGATGGAGGACATGCAGCGCAGCCGCGAGGCGCGCAAGCCCGTGGCCGCCCGCGCGCGAGCGCCGGAGGGCTCGGCCGCGCGCACCGCCGAGCAGGACCTCGCCCAGCTCAAGGTGATGCTCGCCGCCAAGCGCCGCGCGCTCTCGGACCTGGAGGACTTCCGCCGCCGCCGGCTCGCGGAGCTCGAGTCGCAGCTGCTCGAGCAGCGGCGCACCTACGCGGACGCGCACCCGCTCATCGTGAGCACCCGCGAGAGCATCGAGGCGCTCAACACCGACTCGCCCCAGATGTCCGCGCTGCGGCGCGAGGAGCGCGAGCTGCGCGAGGAGTACACGCGGCGCGCAGGCAGAGACCCGGACGCCCTGGTCCCCGCCTCGAGCGCCGTGCCCACCGGCCCCACGGTGGCCGGCCCCGAGGGAGAGCTGCAGCGCGCGCCCGCGACCCTGAGCGCGAAGGACACCGAGGAGTACTCGCAGTCGAGGCTGCGCATCGCCACGAACAAGTACGAGGAGCTGCTGGACCGCATCGACGCGGCCCGCATCGAGCTGGACACGGCGCGCGCGGCCTTCAAGTACCGCTACAGCGTCATCGACCCCGCGCAGGTGCCCAAGAAGGCGCTCAAGCCCAACCCCATCGTGATGGTGCTGGGCGGCATCGTGGGCGGGCTCGCGCTCGCGCTGTTCTGCTGCATCGCCGCGGACCTGCGCAGCCGCCGCCTCCTCGAGCGCTGGCAGCTGGAGCGCTCGCTGGGGCTGCCGGTGCTCGGAGAGCTGCGGCGGTGGTGA